From Variovorax sp. PMC12, the proteins below share one genomic window:
- a CDS encoding FadR/GntR family transcriptional regulator, which yields MLAQAPRTSLADAAAESIRAEISGGRWAVGSRIPIEPQLALLLGVSRGTVREAVKTLVSRGLLEVRQGSGTYVRSGFDPSSSLQKMRRASLRDQFEVRRALEVEAVRLAAVRHTARDLRRLSTLLDKRGVPDEADDGAGFVERDLAFHLAIVDVSGNLALAETCRFITGYIKETIASTMGTALPEPDEAAHRAIIDGIASGDPDIAAAAVRAFMAPMIDALALGTA from the coding sequence ATGCTCGCTCAAGCCCCACGCACCTCCTTGGCGGATGCCGCCGCCGAAAGCATCCGCGCGGAGATCTCCGGCGGCCGCTGGGCCGTCGGCAGCCGCATTCCCATCGAGCCGCAGCTCGCCCTGCTGCTGGGCGTGAGCCGCGGCACGGTGCGCGAGGCCGTCAAGACGCTCGTGTCGCGCGGCCTGCTCGAAGTGCGGCAGGGCTCGGGCACCTACGTGCGCTCCGGCTTCGACCCCTCTTCCAGCCTGCAGAAAATGCGCCGCGCCAGCCTGCGCGACCAGTTCGAAGTGCGCCGCGCACTCGAGGTCGAAGCCGTCCGGCTCGCGGCGGTGCGGCACACGGCCCGCGACCTGCGCCGGCTGAGCACGCTGCTAGACAAGCGCGGGGTTCCCGACGAAGCCGACGACGGCGCCGGCTTCGTCGAACGCGACCTCGCCTTCCACCTGGCGATCGTCGATGTGTCGGGCAACCTCGCGCTGGCCGAGACCTGCCGCTTCATCACCGGCTACATCAAGGAAACGATCGCCAGCACCATGGGCACCGCGCTGCCCGAGCCCGACGAGGCGGCGCACCGCGCCATCATCGACGGCATCGCCAGCGGCGACCCCGACATCGCCGCCGCGGCGGTGCGCGCCTTCATGGCGCCGATGATCGACGCGCTGGCGCTGGGCACGGCATGA
- a CDS encoding DUF1161 domain-containing protein produces the protein MKYRLLISLALAFAGAAHGAEDCEALRTRIESKIAAAGVARFAVTVVDANATAAGQVVGSCELGSKKVVYERDVGPVREGVAPAPASGAPSRGSEPILTECKDGTVSVGGDCRKQP, from the coding sequence ATGAAATACCGTCTGCTTATTTCCCTCGCCCTGGCCTTCGCAGGCGCCGCCCACGGCGCAGAAGACTGCGAAGCGCTGCGCACCCGCATCGAATCGAAGATCGCCGCCGCCGGTGTCGCGCGTTTCGCCGTGACCGTCGTCGATGCCAACGCAACGGCGGCCGGCCAGGTGGTGGGCAGCTGCGAACTCGGCAGCAAGAAGGTCGTGTACGAGCGCGACGTCGGGCCGGTGCGCGAAGGCGTGGCTCCCGCGCCTGCGTCGGGCGCGCCCTCCCGCGGCAGCGAGCCGATCCTCACCGAATGCAAAGACGGCACCGTGTCCGTCGGCGGCGACTGCAGGAAGCAGCCCTAG
- a CDS encoding CynX/NimT family MFS transporter, translating to MSAAALERDAAVQRTRPPQPDAAEDLLIDTEADNRPAPQPTPAPNLGRRILLGASVVLIAFNLRPVFASLSVVLPEIIKATGLSATAASLLTTLPIVCLGVFAPLAPGLGRRFGTERTLLGCMVLILLGTVLRGTGNIPLLFLASAIAGSGIAVSNVLLSGLVKRDFAKQAALMMGLYTMAVCGGAASAAGLTVPIEHALGGGWTMALAMWALPAAVVTLVWAPQALPVKAVASESGFTVRGLWRDRLAWQVTFFMGLQSALAYIVMGWLAPILRERGLGSETAGYVVSLSVMTQVVTCLVVPALAVKLRNQRGLAVALAVLTVAAMLAMLFAPLGGVWLWAVLLGIAQGGTFALALTMIVLRSPDSHVAAHLSGMAQGVGYMVAAFGPLVAGLLHGWTGSFRASSWLFIGLGIALVIAGLGAGRTRHVGAVTVPRGA from the coding sequence ATGAGCGCCGCCGCCCTCGAACGCGACGCCGCCGTTCAACGCACCCGCCCCCCGCAACCCGACGCGGCCGAAGACCTGCTGATCGACACAGAGGCCGACAACCGGCCCGCGCCGCAGCCCACGCCCGCGCCCAACCTGGGCCGACGCATCCTGCTCGGCGCGAGCGTGGTGCTGATCGCGTTCAACCTGCGGCCGGTGTTCGCCAGCCTCTCGGTGGTGCTGCCGGAAATCATCAAGGCGACCGGCCTCTCGGCCACCGCCGCGAGCCTGCTGACCACGCTGCCCATCGTCTGCCTGGGCGTGTTCGCGCCGCTGGCACCGGGGCTCGGGCGCCGCTTCGGCACCGAGCGCACGCTGCTCGGCTGCATGGTGCTGATCCTGCTGGGCACGGTGCTGCGCGGCACCGGCAACATTCCGCTGCTGTTCCTGGCGTCGGCCATCGCGGGCAGCGGCATCGCGGTGTCGAACGTGCTGCTGTCGGGCCTGGTGAAGCGCGACTTCGCGAAGCAGGCGGCGCTGATGATGGGCCTCTACACCATGGCCGTGTGCGGCGGCGCCGCCAGCGCGGCGGGCCTCACGGTGCCCATCGAGCATGCGCTGGGCGGCGGCTGGACCATGGCGCTGGCCATGTGGGCGCTGCCGGCCGCGGTGGTCACGCTGGTCTGGGCGCCGCAGGCGCTGCCGGTCAAGGCGGTGGCGAGCGAATCGGGCTTCACGGTGCGCGGGCTGTGGCGCGACAGGCTGGCCTGGCAGGTCACCTTCTTCATGGGGCTGCAGTCCGCCCTCGCCTACATCGTGATGGGATGGCTCGCGCCGATCCTGCGCGAGCGCGGCCTCGGCAGCGAGACTGCCGGCTACGTGGTGTCGCTGTCGGTCATGACGCAGGTGGTGACCTGCCTCGTGGTGCCGGCGCTGGCGGTGAAGCTGCGCAACCAGCGCGGCCTGGCCGTGGCGCTGGCGGTGCTCACGGTGGCGGCCATGCTGGCGATGCTGTTCGCGCCGCTCGGCGGCGTGTGGCTGTGGGCGGTGCTGCTGGGCATCGCGCAGGGCGGCACCTTCGCGCTGGCGCTCACGATGATCGTGCTGCGCTCGCCCGACTCGCACGTGGCCGCGCACCTGTCGGGCATGGCGCAGGGTGTGGGCTACATGGTGGCCGCCTTCGGGCCGCTGGTGGCCGGGCTGCTGCACGGCTGGACGGGGAGCTTCCGCGCCTCGTCGTGGCTGTTCATCGGGCTGGGCATCGCGCTGGTGATCGCTGGCCTCGGCGCCGGCCGCACCAGGCATGTGGGCGCGGTGACGGTGCCGCGCGGCGCCTGA
- a CDS encoding LysR family transcriptional regulator: MKDFSLSDVRLFTKAAQLGGLTPAADVLNVPKASASRQLQRLEATVGHLLLHRGPTRFALTEEGREFLVAAQHVLTILDDVMLNLSSGGNAVTGRLRIVVPHYYGRALLMSHLPAFMTAYPQLEVVVETGNDRADLFRDEADVAIRRGRDGCDELVARHLKDEALMLCATPDYLAPHPAVESLQDFSRHVFLTTGADGRKREVNLAAVDKTHRVRVQSAFRSDDMELILQLALSSRGIALLPVSLAQPQVDRGLLLPVLPQLKLKPQEINLVYLPARRNSPKIKTFVDYVLSIFRSS; the protein is encoded by the coding sequence ATGAAGGACTTTTCTTTGTCGGATGTGCGGCTGTTTACGAAAGCCGCGCAGTTGGGGGGCCTCACCCCCGCCGCCGATGTGCTGAACGTACCCAAGGCTTCCGCCTCGCGCCAGCTCCAGCGGCTGGAAGCCACGGTGGGCCATCTGCTGCTGCATCGCGGCCCCACGCGCTTCGCGCTCACGGAGGAAGGGCGCGAATTCCTGGTGGCGGCGCAGCATGTGCTGACCATCCTCGACGACGTCATGCTCAACCTGTCTTCCGGCGGCAACGCGGTGACGGGGCGGCTGCGCATCGTGGTGCCGCACTACTACGGCAGGGCGCTGCTCATGAGCCACCTGCCGGCGTTCATGACCGCTTATCCGCAACTCGAGGTCGTGGTCGAGACCGGCAACGACCGCGCCGACCTTTTCCGCGACGAGGCCGACGTGGCCATCCGCCGCGGACGCGACGGGTGCGACGAACTGGTTGCGCGCCACTTGAAAGACGAAGCGCTGATGCTTTGCGCCACGCCGGACTACCTGGCGCCCCATCCGGCCGTCGAGAGCCTGCAGGACTTCTCCCGGCATGTGTTCCTGACCACTGGCGCCGACGGCCGCAAGCGGGAGGTCAACCTCGCGGCCGTCGACAAGACCCATCGCGTTCGCGTGCAAAGCGCTTTCCGGTCGGACGACATGGAACTGATCCTGCAACTGGCGCTGTCGTCCCGCGGCATTGCCTTGCTGCCGGTGTCGCTGGCCCAGCCGCAGGTGGACAGGGGCCTGCTGCTGCCGGTATTGCCGCAGCTGAAGCTCAAGCCGCAGGAAATCAACCTGGTCTACCTGCCGGCGCGCCGGAATTCCCCAAAGATCAAGACCTTCGTCGATTACGTCCTGAGCATCTTCAGGTCGTCCTAG
- a CDS encoding TPM domain-containing protein — MRAGFANPAAHGWLRLAAFLMLLAAAFALCLPAQAKPVPVPAMTSRVVDLTKTLNTEDASSLREDISAIEQRTQAQLAVLIVPTTGEDSIEQFATRVFAQWKLGREDENDGVLLLVALKDRRMRIEVGTGLEGRVTDIQAARIIDGEMTPRFRNGDFAGGVKAAVQSLSELISAPQLQVVDEEPPAEQQDRESSPLHRVIDAFSTESSQSRINTTLLAVMLWTIGVGVWHGSRPRPAAPRVVSQGSGKRGRKGRRVDAHRAQREGALWADLKTEPPSPERRRWPTVLGLLAAGPVGATLALANLAMPFALFMPVGFMYGVGYLSGRFRTARYVFICIALAIAGLVGLGFYLGADKVPWIIGGVIATAVVGIGLAVIVAGVRIHWKRGALGFMVRLALVTGVIGFAFVQLRPGPEPDETWLAMALVSFIALVFGFFPATGNGSGDDHDDDRDSGWSSSSSSSSSSSSSSSDSSSSSGGGSSSGGGASGSW, encoded by the coding sequence ATGAGAGCGGGCTTCGCCAATCCGGCCGCGCACGGCTGGCTTCGGCTGGCCGCCTTCCTGATGCTGTTGGCCGCAGCGTTCGCGCTGTGCCTCCCCGCGCAGGCCAAGCCGGTGCCGGTGCCCGCGATGACCTCGCGCGTGGTCGACCTCACGAAGACGCTGAACACCGAAGACGCCAGCTCGCTGCGCGAGGACATTTCCGCCATCGAGCAACGCACGCAGGCCCAGCTCGCGGTGCTGATCGTGCCCACCACGGGGGAGGATTCGATCGAGCAGTTCGCCACGCGCGTCTTCGCGCAGTGGAAGCTCGGCCGCGAGGACGAGAACGACGGCGTGCTGCTGCTGGTGGCGCTGAAAGACCGCCGCATGCGCATCGAGGTCGGCACGGGCCTGGAAGGCCGCGTCACCGACATCCAGGCGGCCCGCATCATCGACGGCGAGATGACGCCGCGCTTTCGCAACGGCGACTTCGCGGGCGGCGTGAAGGCGGCGGTGCAGTCGCTGTCGGAGCTGATCAGCGCGCCGCAGCTGCAGGTGGTGGACGAAGAGCCACCGGCCGAGCAGCAGGACAGGGAGTCTTCGCCGCTGCACCGCGTGATCGACGCGTTCTCCACCGAGTCCAGCCAGTCGCGCATCAACACGACGCTGCTCGCGGTGATGCTCTGGACCATCGGCGTGGGGGTGTGGCACGGGAGCCGGCCGCGCCCGGCCGCGCCGCGCGTGGTGTCGCAAGGCAGCGGCAAGCGGGGCCGCAAGGGCCGGCGCGTGGACGCGCACCGGGCGCAGCGCGAAGGCGCACTCTGGGCCGACCTGAAGACCGAGCCGCCGTCGCCCGAGCGGCGCCGCTGGCCGACGGTGCTGGGCCTGCTCGCGGCCGGCCCTGTGGGCGCGACGCTGGCGCTGGCGAACCTCGCGATGCCGTTCGCCCTCTTCATGCCGGTCGGCTTCATGTATGGGGTCGGCTACCTGTCGGGCCGGTTCAGGACGGCGCGCTATGTGTTCATCTGCATCGCGCTGGCGATCGCGGGTCTCGTCGGGCTCGGCTTCTACCTGGGCGCGGACAAGGTGCCCTGGATCATCGGGGGCGTGATCGCCACCGCCGTGGTCGGCATCGGCCTCGCGGTGATCGTGGCGGGCGTGCGCATTCACTGGAAGCGCGGCGCGCTCGGCTTCATGGTGCGGCTCGCGCTGGTGACGGGCGTCATCGGCTTCGCCTTCGTCCAGCTGCGGCCGGGCCCGGAGCCGGACGAGACCTGGCTCGCCATGGCGCTGGTGAGCTTCATCGCGCTGGTGTTCGGGTTCTTCCCCGCCACGGGCAACGGCAGCGGCGACGACCACGACGACGACCGCGACAGCGGATGGAGCAGCAGCTCGTCGAGCAGCAGCAGTAGCAGCAGCAGTTCGTCGGACAGTTCCTCGTCCTCGGGCGGCGGCTCCAGCAGCGGCGGCGGCGCTTCGGGCAGCTGGTAG
- a CDS encoding NADP-dependent isocitrate dehydrogenase, whose translation MSSKQPTIVYTLTDEAPLLATYAFLPIIRAFTNPAGIDVTTSDISVAARILGEFPEFLSDDQKVPDNLAELGKLTLKPEANIIKLPNISASVAQLKAAIKELQGKGYKIPDYPENPTSDEDKDIRARYNKCTGSAVNPVLREGNSDRRAPKAVKEYARKNPHSMAEWSQASRSHVSHMHGGDFYHGEKSMTLDRARNVKMELITKSGKTIVLKPKVALLDREVIDSMFMSKKALLAFYEKEIEDAHKTGVMFSLHVKATMMKVSHPIVFGHCVKIFYKEAFEKHGKLFDELGINVNNGMVDLYTKIATLPQSTQDEIKRDLHACHENRPELAMVDSAKGITNFHSPNDVIVDASMPAMIRNGGKMWGADGRLKDVKAVMPESTFARIYQEIINFCKWHGAFDPKTMGTVPNVGLMAQKAEEYGSHDKTFEIPEDGVANITDLDTGEVLMSENVEQGDIWRMCQVKDAAIRDWVKLAVTRARNSGMPVVFWLDAYRPHEAQLITKVKMYLHEHNTSGLDIQIMSQVRAMRYTLERVVRGLDTISATGNILRDYLTDLFPIMELGTSAKMLSIVPLMAGGGLYETGAGGSAPKHVQQLVEENHLRWDSLGEFLALAVSLEDLGLKTGNKKASILAKTLDTATGKLLDNNKNPSPKTGQLDNRGSQFYLAMYWAQELAAQTEDKELQALFVKLADSLTSNEKKIVEELAAVQGKPVDIGGYYLADKTKFEAVMRPSATLNAALASAQG comes from the coding sequence ATGAGCTCGAAGCAACCCACCATCGTCTACACCCTCACCGACGAGGCGCCCCTGCTGGCGACCTACGCGTTTTTGCCCATCATCCGCGCCTTCACCAATCCGGCCGGCATCGACGTCACCACCAGCGACATCTCGGTGGCAGCCCGCATCCTGGGCGAATTTCCCGAATTCCTGAGCGACGACCAGAAGGTGCCGGACAACCTGGCCGAACTCGGCAAGCTCACGCTCAAGCCCGAAGCCAACATCATCAAGCTGCCCAACATCAGCGCCTCGGTCGCCCAGCTCAAGGCTGCGATCAAGGAACTGCAGGGCAAGGGCTACAAGATTCCCGACTACCCGGAGAACCCGACCTCGGACGAGGACAAGGACATCCGCGCGCGCTACAACAAGTGCACCGGCAGCGCCGTGAACCCGGTCCTGCGCGAAGGCAACTCCGACCGCCGCGCGCCCAAGGCCGTCAAGGAATACGCGCGCAAGAACCCGCACAGCATGGCCGAGTGGAGCCAGGCCTCGCGCTCGCACGTCTCGCACATGCACGGCGGCGACTTCTACCACGGCGAAAAGTCCATGACGCTGGACCGCGCGCGCAACGTCAAGATGGAGCTGATCACCAAGAGCGGCAAGACCATCGTGCTCAAGCCCAAGGTCGCGCTGCTGGACCGCGAGGTCATCGACTCCATGTTCATGAGCAAGAAGGCACTGCTGGCCTTCTATGAAAAGGAAATCGAGGACGCGCACAAGACCGGCGTCATGTTCTCGCTGCACGTCAAGGCCACCATGATGAAGGTCTCGCACCCCATCGTGTTCGGCCACTGCGTGAAGATCTTCTACAAGGAAGCCTTCGAGAAGCACGGCAAGCTGTTCGACGAACTGGGCATCAACGTCAACAACGGGATGGTCGACCTGTACACCAAGATCGCCACGCTGCCCCAGAGCACGCAGGACGAGATCAAGCGCGACCTGCACGCCTGCCACGAGAACCGCCCCGAGCTGGCCATGGTCGACTCGGCCAAGGGCATCACCAACTTCCATTCGCCCAACGACGTCATCGTGGACGCTTCCATGCCCGCGATGATCCGCAACGGCGGCAAGATGTGGGGCGCCGACGGCCGCCTGAAGGACGTGAAGGCCGTGATGCCCGAATCGACCTTCGCCCGCATCTACCAGGAGATCATCAACTTCTGCAAGTGGCACGGCGCCTTCGACCCCAAGACCATGGGCACGGTGCCCAACGTGGGCCTCATGGCCCAGAAGGCCGAGGAGTACGGCTCGCACGACAAGACCTTCGAGATCCCCGAAGACGGCGTCGCCAACATCACCGACCTGGACACCGGCGAAGTGCTGATGAGCGAGAACGTGGAGCAAGGCGACATCTGGCGCATGTGCCAGGTCAAGGACGCCGCGATCCGCGACTGGGTCAAGCTGGCCGTCACCCGCGCGCGCAACTCGGGCATGCCTGTGGTGTTCTGGCTGGACGCCTACCGCCCGCACGAGGCGCAGCTGATCACCAAGGTCAAGATGTACCTGCACGAGCACAACACCTCGGGCCTGGACATCCAGATCATGAGCCAGGTGCGCGCCATGCGCTACACGCTGGAGCGCGTCGTGCGCGGCCTGGACACCATCAGCGCCACCGGCAACATCCTGCGCGACTACCTGACCGACCTGTTCCCCATCATGGAACTGGGCACCTCGGCCAAGATGCTGTCGATCGTGCCGCTGATGGCCGGCGGCGGCCTCTACGAGACCGGTGCGGGCGGCTCGGCCCCCAAGCACGTGCAGCAGCTGGTGGAAGAAAACCACCTGCGCTGGGACTCGCTGGGCGAATTCCTCGCGCTGGCCGTCAGCCTGGAAGACCTGGGCCTGAAGACCGGCAACAAGAAGGCCTCCATCCTGGCCAAGACGCTCGACACCGCCACCGGCAAGCTGCTGGACAACAACAAGAACCCGTCGCCCAAGACCGGCCAGCTCGACAACCGCGGCAGCCAGTTCTACCTGGCGATGTACTGGGCGCAGGAACTGGCCGCGCAGACCGAAGACAAGGAACTGCAGGCGCTGTTCGTGAAGCTGGCCGACTCGCTCACCAGCAACGAGAAGAAGATCGTCGAAGAGCTGGCGGCCGTGCAGGGCAAGCCCGTCGACATCGGCGGCTACTACCTGGCCGACAAGACGAAGTTCGAGGCGGTGATGCGCCCGAGCGCCACGCTGAACGCGGCGCTGGCTTCGGCGCAAGGCTGA
- the pbpC gene encoding penicillin-binding protein 1C: MQFAPSSFDRKALAFALLAAVCAQPALALVSFEEVKRDFRSSDTAVVDRNGELLQRVRTDPTVRRGQWTPLADVSPALRTAMVLSEDKRFYEHSGIDWRAVSAAAWGNLWNTRTRGASTITMQLSGLLDEDLRRASGGRSFTQKIGQTVAAAQLERNWRKDQILEAYLNTVPFRGEIVGIDALSRTLFGKAPSGLDAREAAVASALVRAPNAKPALVAQRACDVLRAMEPQQKVDCEALDMFTSAAVQRRAFEPNEGIAPHAARRVLRELRDANAGAAPTPALPQSGKEKDNKEASVRTTLRAPLQRFALDTLQRHLRELRDRHVEDGALVVLDNATGEVLAWVGSSGPLSQAAEVDGVTALRQPGSTLKPLLYGQAIAERRITAASLIEDSSAQISTASGLYIPQNYDRRFKGPVSARTALAASLNVPAVRTLVMVSPEAFARELRAAGLPLRESGDYYGYSLALGSAEVSLLSLTNAYRMLANGGRYGTTTLTARPASNPAVAANNKAKAAEPPMLDAGAAFIVGDILSDPNARTRTFGLDSILSTRFWTAVKTGTSKDMRDNWAVGWSQRYTVGVWVGNASGASMWDVSGTSGAAPVWAEVMRFLHAREPSRAPAPPPGVVQAHVEFGPGADGGPLEAARDEWFLQGTEQPLFALDTGMAGSAASARITAPSDGTIIAVDPDIPPLRQRVRFESEGRGVQWRIDGKHFARGNSAQWLPWPGRHVIELVDSTGKVVDQRRIEVRGAGVVTKSAKR, from the coding sequence ATGCAGTTCGCGCCCTCTTCCTTCGACCGAAAGGCCCTGGCCTTCGCCCTGCTCGCAGCGGTTTGCGCGCAACCGGCGCTGGCCCTTGTGAGCTTCGAGGAAGTGAAGCGCGACTTCCGCTCGTCCGACACCGCCGTGGTCGACCGCAACGGCGAGCTGCTGCAGCGCGTGCGCACCGACCCCACCGTGCGGCGCGGCCAATGGACGCCGCTGGCCGACGTGTCGCCGGCCCTGCGCACGGCCATGGTGCTGAGCGAGGACAAGCGCTTCTACGAACACAGCGGCATCGACTGGCGCGCCGTGTCGGCCGCGGCCTGGGGCAACTTGTGGAACACCCGCACGCGCGGCGCCTCGACCATCACGATGCAGCTCTCGGGCCTGCTCGACGAGGACCTGCGGCGCGCCTCGGGCGGCCGCAGCTTCACGCAGAAGATCGGCCAGACCGTGGCCGCCGCGCAGCTGGAGCGCAACTGGCGCAAGGACCAGATCCTGGAGGCATACCTCAACACCGTGCCGTTCCGCGGCGAGATCGTGGGCATCGATGCGCTCTCGCGCACGCTGTTCGGCAAGGCGCCGAGCGGGCTCGATGCGCGCGAAGCGGCGGTGGCTTCGGCGCTGGTGCGAGCCCCCAATGCCAAGCCCGCGCTGGTGGCGCAGCGCGCCTGCGACGTGCTGCGCGCCATGGAGCCGCAGCAGAAGGTCGACTGCGAGGCACTGGACATGTTCACCAGCGCCGCCGTGCAGCGCCGGGCCTTCGAGCCGAACGAGGGCATCGCGCCGCATGCGGCGCGGCGGGTGCTGCGGGAACTGAGGGACGCGAATGCGGGGGCAGCCCCCACCCCGGCCCTCCCCCAGAGCGGGAAGGAGAAAGACAACAAGGAAGCGAGCGTGCGCACCACGCTGCGCGCGCCGCTGCAGCGCTTTGCGCTCGACACGCTGCAGCGCCACCTGCGCGAACTGCGCGACCGCCACGTGGAAGACGGCGCGCTCGTCGTGCTCGACAACGCCACCGGTGAAGTGCTCGCCTGGGTCGGCTCGTCGGGCCCGCTGAGCCAGGCCGCCGAGGTCGACGGCGTCACCGCGCTGCGCCAGCCCGGCTCCACCCTCAAGCCGCTGCTCTACGGGCAGGCCATTGCCGAGCGGCGCATCACCGCCGCTTCGCTGATCGAGGACTCGTCGGCGCAGATCAGCACCGCCAGCGGCCTCTACATTCCGCAGAACTACGACCGCCGCTTCAAGGGCCCGGTGTCGGCGCGCACCGCGTTGGCCGCGTCGCTCAACGTGCCCGCCGTGCGCACGCTGGTGATGGTGTCGCCCGAGGCCTTCGCGCGCGAACTGCGCGCCGCCGGCCTGCCGCTGCGCGAGAGCGGCGACTACTACGGCTACAGCCTCGCGCTCGGCAGCGCCGAGGTGTCGCTGCTGTCGCTCACCAACGCCTACCGCATGCTGGCCAACGGCGGGCGCTACGGCACCACGACGCTGACCGCGCGGCCTGCATCCAATCCAGCCGTTGCGGCCAACAACAAGGCCAAGGCCGCCGAGCCGCCGATGCTCGATGCGGGTGCCGCCTTCATCGTCGGTGACATCCTCTCCGACCCGAACGCCCGCACCCGCACCTTCGGCCTGGACAGCATCCTGTCCACCCGCTTCTGGACCGCCGTGAAGACCGGCACCAGCAAGGACATGCGCGACAACTGGGCCGTGGGCTGGTCGCAGCGCTACACGGTCGGCGTGTGGGTGGGCAACGCCAGCGGCGCGTCGATGTGGGACGTGAGCGGCACCAGCGGCGCCGCGCCGGTGTGGGCCGAGGTGATGCGCTTCCTGCACGCACGCGAGCCCAGCCGCGCACCCGCGCCGCCGCCCGGCGTGGTGCAGGCGCACGTGGAGTTCGGCCCCGGTGCCGACGGCGGCCCGCTGGAGGCCGCGCGCGACGAGTGGTTCCTGCAGGGCACCGAGCAGCCGCTGTTCGCGCTGGACACCGGCATGGCCGGCAGTGCAGCGTCGGCGCGCATCACCGCGCCGTCCGACGGCACCATCATCGCGGTCGACCCCGACATTCCGCCGCTGCGCCAGCGCGTGCGCTTCGAGTCGGAAGGTCGTGGTGTGCAATGGCGCATCGACGGCAAGCATTTCGCGCGCGGCAACAGCGCGCAATGGCTGCCCTGGCCGGGGCGCCACGTGATCGAGCTGGTCGACAGCACGGGCAAGGTGGTCGACCAGCGGCGCATCGAAGTGCGCGGCGCGGGCGTCGTGACCAAGAGCGCGAAGCGATGA
- a CDS encoding ABC transporter ATP-binding protein, with protein MNSAPTSTSILQLQDIGFAYPGQSAIASGWTASIGPGVTLLHGDTGAGKSALLQVIAGVLPASGRLTVAGTRLDASPEAYRRQVFFVDPTTERFDQLTARECTRQLTESDTGFDPDAWQALVDGFSLEPHLDKKLFMLSTGSRRKVWMAAGLASGRPLVLLDEPTAGLDAGSTRCLWKALSDIAGRGRRAVLVASAALVDTVPLAATIALPLD; from the coding sequence GTGAACTCCGCCCCAACCTCCACTTCCATCCTGCAGCTGCAGGACATCGGCTTCGCCTACCCCGGCCAGAGCGCCATCGCATCCGGCTGGACCGCCTCGATCGGCCCCGGCGTGACGCTGCTCCATGGCGACACGGGCGCCGGCAAGTCGGCCCTGCTCCAGGTGATTGCCGGCGTGCTGCCCGCCAGCGGGCGGCTGACGGTGGCCGGCACCCGGCTGGACGCCTCGCCAGAGGCCTACCGCCGCCAGGTGTTCTTCGTCGACCCCACCACCGAGCGCTTCGACCAGCTCACCGCCCGCGAGTGCACGCGGCAGCTGACCGAGAGCGACACCGGCTTCGACCCCGATGCCTGGCAGGCGCTGGTCGACGGCTTCTCGCTCGAGCCGCACCTCGACAAGAAGCTCTTCATGCTCTCGACCGGCTCCAGGCGCAAGGTCTGGATGGCCGCGGGGCTCGCCTCGGGCCGGCCGCTGGTGCTGCTCGACGAGCCGACCGCCGGGCTCGACGCCGGATCCACCCGCTGCCTCTGGAAAGCCCTTTCGGACATTGCCGGGCGGGGCCGCCGGGCCGTTCTGGTTGCCAGCGCGGCGCTGGTCGACACCGTGCCGCTGGCGGCTACCATCGCCCTGCCGCTGGATTGA
- a CDS encoding helix-turn-helix transcriptional regulator has translation MLSDKKTTRIPTEPLREGKRGTEPAALSMAAQALHADCVAAAGAVGSLFSEANEVELAFLMRLVAEGDTATASRIAQRILDARQMHEVKADAAAVRPPAKPRRVRSLQPPGPDCGRSSLSPREINVLRMVSQGLSNKQIAETSYRSPHTVDAQVKNIYRKLAVKSRAQAVREGMQMGLLDPEARGS, from the coding sequence ATGCTGTCCGATAAAAAAACAACGAGGATCCCCACCGAACCCCTGCGCGAGGGCAAGCGCGGCACCGAGCCGGCCGCGCTGTCCATGGCCGCGCAGGCGCTGCATGCGGACTGCGTGGCCGCGGCGGGCGCCGTGGGTTCGCTGTTCTCCGAGGCGAACGAGGTCGAACTGGCCTTCCTGATGCGGCTGGTCGCGGAAGGCGACACGGCGACGGCGTCGCGGATCGCCCAGCGCATCCTGGATGCGCGCCAGATGCACGAAGTCAAGGCCGACGCGGCTGCCGTGCGGCCGCCCGCCAAGCCAAGGCGGGTGCGCAGCCTGCAGCCGCCGGGCCCGGACTGCGGGCGGTCTTCGCTGTCCCCGCGAGAGATCAACGTGCTGCGGATGGTCTCCCAGGGCCTGAGCAACAAGCAGATCGCCGAGACGAGCTACCGCTCGCCCCACACGGTCGATGCGCAGGTCAAGAACATCTACCGCAAGCTGGCCGTGAAGTCGCGTGCGCAGGCCGTGCGCGAGGGCATGCAGATGGGGCTGCTGGACCCGGAGGCCCGGGGTAGCTGA